In a single window of the Diachasmimorpha longicaudata isolate KC_UGA_2023 chromosome 16, iyDiaLong2, whole genome shotgun sequence genome:
- the Para gene encoding sodium channel protein para isoform X1: MSDDYSSLSEERSLFRPFTRESLAAIETRIAEELAKQKELEAKRAQGEGGYGRKKKKKETRYDDEDEDEGPQPDPMFEQGAPIPVRLHNEFPPELASTPLEDIDTFYHNQRTFVVISKGKDIFRFSATDALWFLDPFNPIRRVAIYILVHPLFSLFIITTILVNCILMIMPTTPTIESTEVLFTGIYTFESAVKVMARGFILQPFTYLRDAWNWLDFVVIALAYVTMGIDLGNLAALRTFRVLRALKTVAIVPGLKTIVGAVIESVKNLRDVIILTMFSLSVFALMGLQIYMGVLTQKCIKNFPEDGSWGNLTGENWERFNKNSTNWYVDDNGNMPLCGNSSGAGMCAPGYICLQGYGGNPNYGYTSFDTFGWALLSAFRLMTQDYWENLYQLVLRSAGPWHMLFFIVIIFLGSFYLVNLILAIVAMSYDELQKKAEEEEAAEEEAIREAEEAALARENKIAAQAAAREAAAAQAAADAIVKSPSDFSCHSYELFVGQEKGNDDNNKERMSIRSVESISEYRVRPINNNHSAAAKVRKVSAVSRALNGQFTCAYRENLRKASLSLPGSPFNLRRGSRGSHQFTIRNGRGRFVGSSGGDRKPLVLSTYLDAQEHLPYADDSNAVTPMSEENGTIVIPVHYPSLGSRHSSYTSHASRLSYTSHGDLLSGIANAGKQMTKESRLRSRSARQGNGHTPEPMQNQKLQHHHDVEMEDPLGKNKQQDNPFIESSQPHAVVDMKDVMVLNDIIEQAAGRQSRASEQGVSTYYFPTDDDEEGPTLKEKLISGFFQGIDMFCDWKCCGPWIKFQDFVAMIVFDPFVELFITLCIVVNTLFMALDHHNMDPEMERILKSGNYFFTATFGIEAAMKLIAMSPKFYFQEGWNIFDFIIVALSLLELGLEGVQGLSVLRSFRLLRVFKLAKSWPTLNLLISIMGRTVGALGNLTFVLCIIIFIFAVMGMQLFGKNYTDNVDRFPDGDLPRWNFTDFMHSFMIVFRVLCGEWIESMWDCMLVGDVSCIPFFLATVVIGNLVVLNLFLALLLSNFGSSNLSAPTADNDTNKITEAIDRIARFIAWVKRNVRNVFKMMRAKFTNQISDQAPGEGPSNSWKEVVLYYFSTMKNGNPDGLEIMCKCADGIDRDCSRDLADGELDGYRDKKSAKEFNNQLEVAIGDGMEFTIHGDLRNKLRRDRLSINNTKAIENSINHRDYRLDHDYITHHDEDTISNKSYGSHENRFNSERSHKGSVDSLDGEEKKDASKEDLEGDDLEDDGENGEDEELEEEGDIVIQADEDIIEGDGDYPHDCCPDHCYKRFPFLAGDDDAPFWQGWANLRLKTFQLIENKYFETAVITMILLSSMALALEDVHLQARPILQDILYYMDRIFTVIFFLEMLIKWLALGFAKYFTNAWCWLDFIIVMVSLINFVASLCGAGGIQAFKTMRTLRALRPLRAMSRMQGMRVVVNALVQAIPSIFNVLLVCLIFWLIFAIMGVQLFAGKYYKCVDMNKTTLSHEIIPDRNACIAENYTWENSPMNFDHVGKAYLCLFQVATFKGWIQIMNDAIDSRDLGKQPIRETNIYMYLYFVFFIIFGSFFTLNLFIGVIIDNFNEQKKKAGGSLEMFMTEDQKKYYNAMKKMGSKKPLKAIPRPRWRPQAIVFEIVTDKKFDMIIMLFIGLNMLTMTLDHYQQTDTFSNVLDYLNMIFIVIFTSECLMKIFALRYHYFKEPWNLFDFVVVILSILGLVLSDIIEKYFVSPTLLRVVRVAKVGRVLRLVKGAKGIRTLLFALAMSLPALFNICLLLFLVMFIFAIFGMSFFMHVKDKSGLDDVYNFKTFGQSMILLFQMSTSAGWDGVLDGIINEEDCLQPNNEIGYPGNCGSSTIGIAYLLSYLVISFLIVINMYIAVILENYSQATEDVQEGLTDDDYDMYYEIWQQFDPDGTQYIRYDQLSDFLDVLEPPLQIHKPNKYKIVSMDIPICKGDLMFCVDILDALTKDFFARKGNPIEETGELAEVQTRPGEVGYEPVSSTLWRQREEYCARLIQNAWRKHKQNRLGGPSEESDDPDTDPRVRQTAVLVESDGFVTKNGHRVVIHSRSPSVTSRTADV, from the exons ATGTCCGACGATTATTCCTCCTTATCAGAAGAACGAAGTTTGTTCCGTCCGTTCACGCGGGAATCCCTGGCTGCTATCGAGACTCGCATTGCCGAAGAACTTGCCAAGCAGAAGGAGCTTGAAGCTAAAAGAGCACAAGGCGAG GGTGGTTATGGAcggaagaaaaagaaaaaagaa ACCCGTTATGACGACGAAGACGAGGATGAGGGTCCACAGCCAGATCCGATGTTTGAACAAGGGGCGCCAATTCCAGTCCGACTGCACAACGAATTTCCCCCTGAGCTGGCCTCCACGCCCCTTGAAGACATCGATACCTTTTATCATAATCAAAGG ACGTTCGTGGTCATCAGCAAGGGGAAGGACATATTCAGATTCTCGGCGACGGATGCGCTATGGTTCCTCGATCCATTCAATCCAATACGACGGGTGGCCATTTATATCCTGGTCCACCCGCTCTTTTCCCTATTCATCATCACCACTATTTTGGTTAACTGCATACTCATGATTATGCCAACCACGCCCACCATCGAGTCAACCGa AGTGTTATTTACGGGCATCTACACATTTGAGTCCGCCGTTAAGGTGATGGCGAGGGGTTTCATTCTGCAGCCTTTTACCTATCTTAGAGATGCATGGAATTGGCTCGACTTCGTAGTTATAGCTTTAGC TTATGTGACGATGGGCATAGATCTAGGCAACCTTGCCGCTCTCAGGACATTTCGAGTCCTCCGAGCCTTGAAGACTGTCGCTATTGTACCAG GTCTCAAAACCATTGTCGGCGCTGTGATAGAGTCAGTTAAAAATCTGCGCGATGTGATAATCTTAACAATGTTCTCCCTGTCCGTCTTTGCGTTGATGGGCCTCCAGATTTACATGGGGGTTTTGACGCAAAAGTGTATAAAGAATTTTCCGGAGGACGGATCCTGGGGCAATCTTACCGGTGAAAATTGGGAGagattcaacaaaaattcaa CAAATTGGTACGTCGATGACAATGGGAACATGCCGTTATGTGGAAATTCCTCCGGTGCAGG aaTGTGTGCACCCGGTTATATATGTTTGCAAGGATACGGTGGTAATCCAAACTACGGATACACGAGTTTCGATACATTTGGCTGGGCCCTCTTGTCTGCCTTTCGGTTGATGACTCAGGATTACTGGGAGAATCTCTATCAACTTGTATTGAGATCAGCTGGACCATGGCACATGCTGTTCTTCATTGTTATCATATTCCTTGGTTCATTCTATCTAGTGAATTTGATTCTCGCTATTGTCGCCATGTCGTACGATGAGTTGCAGAAAAAAGCAGAAGAGGAAGAGGCAGCTGAAGAAGAAGCCATAAGA GAAGCCGAGGAGGCGGCATTGGCACGAGAGAACAAGATAGCGGCGCAGGCTGCCGCAAGAGAAGCTGCAGCTGCTCAAGCTGCTGCTGATGCCATTGTCAAGTCACCATCGGACTTTTCGTGCCACAGTTACGAACTATTTGTTGGCCAGGAGAAGGGTAATGATGACAACAATAAGGAGAGAATGAGCATACGCTCGGTGGAATCAATAAGCGAATATCGAGTCAGGCCCATCAACAACAATCACAGCGCCGCAGCCAAAGTTCGTAAAGTCAGCGCT gtCTCTCGCGCCCTTAACGGCCAGTTTACATGTGCCTACCGGGAAAATCTGAGGAAG GCAAGCCTTAGCCTGCCAGGCTCACCATTCAATCTCCGAAGAGGTAGTCGTGGAAGCCATCAATTTACCATTCGCAATGGCCGGGGTAGATTCGTTGGTTCATCTGGTGGCGATAGAAAGCCACTTGTACTGTCTACATACCTAGATGCCCAAGAACACTTGCCTTATGCAGACGATTCAAATGCTGTCACACCAATGTCCGAGGAAAATGGAACGATCGTTATACCGGTCCATTATCCAAGTCTTGGATCACGTCATTCGTCCTATACGTCACATGCCTCAAGATTATCATATACGTCCCATGGCGATCTGTTGAGCGGTATCGCCAATGCTGGTAAacaaatgaccaaggagagCAGACTTCGGAGTAGATCTGCTAGACAGGGCAATGGTCACACACCCGAGCCAATGCAGAATCAGAAGCTACAGCATCATCAT GATGTGGAAATGGAAGATCCATTGGGTAAGAACAAACAGCAAGACAACCCATTTATCGAGTCTTCTCAGCCACACGCCGTTGTCGACATGAAAG ATGTTATGGTCCTGAATGATATTATTGAACAAGCCGCTGGGCGGCAGAGCAGAGCATCAGAACAAGGAG TTTCCACTTATTACTTTCCGACAGACGACGACGAAGAAGGTCCAACATTGAAGGAGAAATTGATATCAGGGTTTTTCCAAGGAATCGATATGTTTTGTGACTGGAAGTGCTGTGGGCCATGGATCAAATTTCAGGATTTTGTTGCAATGATTGTCTTCGATCCATTTGTAGAATTGTTCATTACACTGTGCATCGTAGTTAATACTCTGTTCATGGCACTTGATCACCATAATATGGATCCGGAGATGGAGAGAATACTTAAATCTGGAAATTAC ttttttaccGCAACATTTGGCATCGAAGCTGCCATGAAACTTATTGCTATGAgtccaaaattttatttccaagagggatggaatatttttgattttattatcGTTGCACTTTCGCTACTGGAGTTGGGCCTCGAGGGAGTTCAAGGACTTTCTGTACTGCGTTCATTCAGATTG TTGAGAGTGTTCAAATTAGCTAAATCATGGCCAACGCTAAATCTGTTGATATCAATCATGGGAAGAACTGTGGGTGCATTGGGTAACCTGACATTTGTGCTGTGCattattatattcatatttgcCGTTATGGGAATGCAATtgtttggtaaaaattatacGGACAATGTTGATCGATTTCCCGACGGAGATTTACCGAGATGGAATTTCACGGATTTCATGCACTCATTTATGATCGTATTTCGAGTGTTGTGCGGTGAGTGGATCGAGTCCATGTGGGATTGTATGCTGGTTGGTGATGTCTCCTGTATTCCGTTCTTTTTGGCTACTGTCGTCATCGGAAATTTGGTC GTCCTCAATCTCTTCTTGGCGTTGCTCTTGAGCAACTTCGGTTCATCGAATCTGTCAGCACCAACTGCCGACAATGACACGAATAAAATAACCGAGGCAATTGACAGGATAGCACGTTTTATAGCATGGGTCAAACGTAACGTACGGAATGTGTTCAAAATGATGCGGGCCAAATTCACCAATCAGATATCCGATCAGGCGCCAGGTGAGGGACCGTCCAACAGTTGGAAAGAAG TTGTCCTATATTATTTTTCGACCATGAAAAATGGTAACCCGGATGGGTTAGAGATCATGTGTAAATGCGCAGATGGAATTGATCGTGACTGCAGTCGGGATCTTGCTGATGGTGAACTGGATGGATACAGAGATAAGAAAAGTGCTAAAGAGTTCAATAATCAGCTGGAAGTTGCTATTGGCGATGGAATGGAATTTACGATACAcg GAGAtctgagaaataaattaaGAAGGGACAGGCTGAGCATTAACAACACGAAAGCTATCGAGAACTCGATAAACCACCGGGATTACCGACTCGATCATGATTATATTACTCACCACGATGAGGATACGATCAG CAACAAATCATACGGCAGCCATGAAAATCGCTTCAACAGTGAGAGAAGTCACAAAGGAAGTGTGGATTCTCTGGACGGAGAGGAGAAGAAGGACGCCAGCAAGGAAGATCTCGAGGGTGATG ACCTAGAAGACGATGGTGAGAACGGCGAAGACGAAGAGCTGGAGGAGGAGGGTGACATCGTCATCCAGGCTGACGAAGACATAATCGAGGGCGATGGAGACTACCCCCACGATTGCTGTCCCGATCACTGCTACAAGAGGTTTCCATTCCTCGCTGGCGATGACGACGCACCCTTCTGGCAGGGCTGGGCCAATCTTCGTCTCAAAACATTTCAGCTCATTGAGAACAAGTACTTCGAAACAGCTGTTATCACAATGATTTTGCTTAGCAGTATGGCATTG GCTCTCGAGGATGTTCATCTGCAAGCAAGACCAATTCTTCAAGACATTCTGTACTACATGGACCGTATCTTCACTGTCATATTCTTCCTGGAGATGTTGATCAAGTGGTTGGCGCTTGGATTCGCCAAGTACTTCACAAACGCCTGGTGTTGGCTTGATTTCATCATCGTAATG GTGTCGCTCATTAACTTCGTAGCGTCGCTATGTGGCGCGGGCGGAATTCAAGCCTTCAAAACAATGAGGACCCTAAGGGCCCTAAGGCCACTCAGGGCGATGTCTAGAATGCAGGGGATGCGG GTGGTGGTGAACGCCCTGGTCCAGGCTATCCCGTCCATCTTCAACGTACTCCTTGTCTGCCTGATATTCTGGCTGATTTTTGCCATCATGGGAGTACAGCTGTTTGCTGGAAAGTATTACAAG TGTGTCGACATGAATAAAACAACTCTCAGTCATGAAATCATTCCCGATCGTAACGCATGTATCGCCGAGAACTACACCTGGGAAAATTCACCAATGAATTTCGATCATGTTGGGAAAGCTTACTTGTGTCTATTTCAAGTCGCTACCTTCAAAGGGTGGATTCAAATAATGAATGATGCTATTGACTCCCGAGAC CTTGGAAAACAACCGATCCGCGAGACAAACATTTACATGTATCTCTACTTTGTATTCTTCATTATATTCGGATCATTTTTTACCCTGAATCTGTTTATCGGAGTCATCATTGATAACTTCAATGAGCAAAAGAAAAAAGCCGGTGGTTCCCTAGAAATGTTCATGACTGAGGATCAGAAGAAGTACTACAATgctatgaaaaaaatgggaagtAAAAAACCTCTCAAGGCTATACCACGGCCAAGG tggCGACCTCAAGCGATAGTGTTTGAAATAGTGACGGACAAAAAGTTCGATATGATAATCATGTTGTTCATTGGTCTCAACATGCTGACCATGACACTAGATCACTATCAACAGACAGATACATTCAGCAATGTGCTTGATTACTTGAACATGATATTCATTGTGATATTCACCAGCGAGTGTTTGATGAAGATATTTGCTCTACGCTATCACTACTTCAAGGAGCCCTGGAATCTCTTTGATTTTGTTGTtgttatattatcaatattag GATTGGTGCTGAGTGACATTATTGAAAAGTACTTTGTATCACCGACACTCCTCCGAGTGGTGAGAGTGGCCAAAGTGGGTCGTGTACTACGTCTTGTCAAGGGTGCTAAGGGCATAAGGACACTACTGTTTGCCCTTGCCATGTCTCTGCCAGCTCTATTCAACATTTGCCTCCTGCTTTTCCTTGTTATGTTTATCTTTGCCATATTTGGAATGTCATTCTTCATGCACGTTAAGGATAAAAGTGGTCTTGATGACGTGTATAATTTCAAAACTTTTGGACAGTCGATGATACTGCTGTTTCAA ATGTCGACATCGGCCGGTTGGGATGGCGTGCTAGACGGTATAATAAACGAAGAGGATTGCCTACAGCCGAATAATGAAATTGGCTATCCTGGCAATTGTGGCTCCTCAACAATTGGAATTGCATACCTGCTATCGTATCTCGTCATCAGCTTCCTAATCGTCATCAACATGTATATCGCAGTGATATTAGAGAATTACTCACAAGCGACCGAAGATGTTCAGGAGGGATTGACCGATGATGACTACGATATGTACTATGAAATATGGCAGCAATTCGATCCAGATGGTACACAGTACATTAGATACGACCAGCTCTCCGATTTCTTGGATGTACTTGAGCCACCCTTGCAAATACACAAACCGAACAAGTACAAGATCGTGTCGATGGATATCCCCATATGTAAGGGAGATCTTATGTTTTGCGTGGATATCCTCGATGCCCTCACCAAAGACTTTTTCGCTAGAAAGGGTAATCCTATTGAGGAAACTGGAGAGTTGGCCGAAGTACAGACACGACCTGGTGAAGTTGGTTATGAGCCAGTATCATCGACACTatggagacagagggaggaaTATTGTGCAAGATTAATTCAAAATGCCTGGCGTAAGCACAAGCAAAATCGTCTTGGTGGACCAAGTGAGGAGAGCGATGATCCTGATACTGATCCAAGGGTCAGGCAAACAGCTGTACTCGTTGAGAGTGATGGTTTTGTTACTAAAAATGGACATCGTGTTGTTATACACAGCCGTTCACCAAGTGTAACATCACGCACTGCGGACGTCTGA